A window from Citrus sinensis cultivar Valencia sweet orange chromosome 3, DVS_A1.0, whole genome shotgun sequence encodes these proteins:
- the LOC102616687 gene encoding cation/calcium exchanger 1, with amino-acid sequence MADQSLSFISNSKKLSLCLNISFVFLLSFFLKISIFSGQTIITTQSLASLSVRGNNIGDGCAGLHDYSDYKSRCKYVTTHVDCQPKGYINYLQIFYCNCGQFPILGHLVLLLWLVVLFYLLGNTAADYFCSSLESLSRILKLPPTIAGVTLLALGNGASDVFSSIVSFTRSDDGDVGLNSVLGGAFFVSSIVVGVISILTSRKEFSVDKPSFIRDVLFFLFSLCALILIIVIGEINFWASICFVSIYLIYVLAVSASYIYQRSRDRKMSLFAGSPVSDSLFLHIQDDFEERAVPLIGCVDDEKPNHPVEKNNLQEDPEQQCLRFFNLDSSFCYYFTKLLIVLELPLYLPRRLTIPVVSEDKWSKTYAVISVTLAPLLLAALLNTQGEKHLGSGISLISYLGAAFVGIILGNLAFLSTKTCSPPNKCLLPWLAGGFLMSVTWTYVTAEELVSLLVSLGKVLGISPSVLGLTVLAWGNSLGDLIANAAMAMNGGPNGAQIAISGCYAGPMFNTLVGLGISLVFSSSSQYPSSYLIPKDSSLYETVGFLMAGLLWALVILPRKNMKLDKFLGIGLLAIYSCFLCVRLASAFGFLKLY; translated from the coding sequence ATGGCTGACCAAAGTCTCAGCTTCATCTCAAACTCCAAGAAACTCTCACTTTGCCTCAACATCTCTTTCGTCTTCCTCCTCTCTTTCTTCCTCAAAATCTCAATCTTTTCCGGCCAAACCATCATCACTACTCAATCTTTAGCCTCTCTCTCTGTGCGGGGAAATAATATTGGCGATGGCTGCGCCGGCCTCCACGACTATAGTGATTATAAATCTCGGTGTAAATATGTCACGACTCATGTTGACTGCCAGCCAAAAGGTTACATAAACTACCTCCAAATCTTTTACTGCAATTGCGGCCAGTTTCCCATTCTTGGCCATTTGGTACTTCTACTCTGGCTCGTTGTTCTGTTCTATTTGTTAGGCAACACAGCTGCGGACTACTTCTGTTCATCACTAGAAAGCTTGTCCAGAATCCTAAAGCTCCCTCCTACGATCGCTGGAGTCACTCTCCTTGCTCTTGGCAACGGAGCATCTGATGTTTTTTCCAGTATCGTTTCCTTCACACGATCAGACGATGGAGACGTTGGCCTAAATAGCGTCCTGGGCGGCGCCTTCTTCGTTTCTAGTATTGTGGTCGGTGTTATAAGTATATTAACAAGTCGTAAGGAGTTTTCAGTTGATAAGCCTAGCTTCATCAGAGATGTCCTCTTCTTTTTGTTCTCTCTTTGTGCCCTTATTCTCATCATCGTTATCGGGGAAATCAACTTCTGGGCTTCCATCTGTTTCGTTTCGATATACTTGATCTATGTTTTAGCAGTTTCCGCTTCATATATCTACCAAAGGAGCAGAGATAGGAAAATGAGCCTATTTGCGGGATCTCCTGTTTCGGATAGTTTGTTTCTGCATATTCAGGATGATTTTGAAGAGAGGGCAGTACCGTTAATCGGTTGTGTAGATGATGAGAAACCAAATCATCCCGTGGAGAAAAACAACTTGCAGGAAGATCCTGAACAACAATGCCTAAGGTTCTTTAATCTTGATTCATCGTTTTGTTATTACTTCACTAAGCTTTTGATTGTTTTGGAGTTACCTCTCTACTTGCCAAGAAGGCTGACAATACCAGTCGTGAGTGAGGACAAATGGTCCAAGACATATGCGGTAATTTCAGTAACATTGGCACCACTTTTACTTGCAGCACTTTTGAACACACAAGGGGAAAAACATTTGGGTTCGGGGATTAGCCTAATAAGCTACCTGGGAGCAGCATTCGTCGGCATCATCCTCGGCAATCTTGCATTTCTCAGCACCAAAACATGTTCCCCCCCAAACAAGTGTTTGCTTCCTTGGCTTGCTGGTGGTTTCCTAATGAGTGTAACGTGGACGTACGTTACCGCTGAAGAATTGGTATCTTTGCTTGTTTCTTTAGGGAAGGTACTTGGAATAAGCCCTTCAGTTTTAGGACTAACAGTTCTAGCATGGGGCAATTCGCTTGGAGATTTGATAGCAAATGCTGCAATGGCAATGAATGGTGGTCCAAATGGAGCTCAAATTGCCATATCAGGCTGCTATGCTGGTCCTATGTTCAACACATTGGTGGGTTTAGGCATCTCACTCGTTTTCTCATCATCATCGCAATACCCATCATCTTATTTGATCCCTAAAGACTCTTCCCTTTATGAAACAGTAGGGTTTCTAATGGCAGGCTTGCTCTGGGCACTTGTAATTTTGCCTAGGAAGAACATGAAGCTTGATAAGTTTCTTGGCATTGGACTTTTAGCCATATATTCTTGCTTTCTTTGTGTAAGGCTAGCCAGCGCTTTTGGttttttgaaactttattaa
- the LOC102616204 gene encoding protein EMSY-LIKE 1-like isoform X3, producing MDYTNRNLTELGGIDEDMKLQIHCLEKEAYSHVLRAFIAQSDLLSWGKEGLITELRKELNVTDTEHGELLVKINSDESIKVIREWRKGAQQPQESLYGEANAPAFGPNSVGNGLQKKAKTSHASISKSERYASHGVPSLGTQSWKYVPHIQPSSGTLPSPPVPVQFNDDQQGNQLGMFSSGNPEQCLRIVGPNYQAPPDGKRKVLVKSQAKKGSNAPDVKKSCDIIKIRATDKLIHYVERTIYGTKNPSAGQVEKAKSILRMILPMNSSNACPTKSVLEICREWWHIITFIGRLVHFMAIRVRVLLRYPPVRMVVPCINAQERFRILTLLRDISTAFTN from the exons AACTTGGTGGAATAGATGAAGACATGAAGCTCCAAATTCATTGTTTGGAGAAAGAGGCATACAGTCATGTTTTGAGGGCCTTTATTGCTCAATCGGATCTCCTTTCATGG GGTAAGGAAGGGCTTATTACCGAGCTGAGAAAGGAACTTAATGTCACAGATACTGAACATGGAGAACTTCTTGTAAAGATCAATTCAGACGAGTCGATTAAAGTGATAAG GGAATGGCGGAAAGGTGCACAGCAACCTCAAGAATCACTTTATGGTGAAGCAAATGCTCCTGCATTTGGTCCTAATTCAGTAGGCAATGGTCTTCAGAAAAAAGCAAAGACATCTCATGCTTCTATATCAAAATCTGAGAGATATGCGTCCCATGGTGTACCTTCTTTAGGGACACAATCTTGGAAATATGTGCCTCATATTCAACCTTCTTCTGGAACTCTTCCTTCTCCTCCAGTACCT GTACAATTCAATGATGATCAACAAGGCAATCAATTGGGCATGTTCTCATCTGGGAATCCTGAGCAGTGTTTGAGAATAGTTGGTCCTAATTATCAGGCACCACCTGATGGAAAACGAAAAGTACTAGTGAAATCTCAGGCAAAGAAAGGCTCTAATGCACCTGATGTGAAGAAAAGCTGTGATATAATCAAGATCCGTGCAACAGATAAGCTTATTCACTAT GTTGAGAGGACAATCTATGGCACAAAAAATCCCAGTGCAGGTCAAGTCGAGAAGGCAAAATCAATCTTAAGA ATGATTCTCCCAATGAACAGCAGCAACGCTTGTCCCACAAAGAGCGTCCTGGAAATATGCAGGGAATGGTGGCACATCATAACTTTTATAGGCCGACTGGTACATTTCATGGCTATCAGAGTGAGGGTTTTACTCAGATACCCCCCCGTCAGAATGGTAGTCCCTTGCATTAATGCACAAG AACGGTTTAGAATTTTAACTTTGTTGAGGGATATATCTACTGCATTCACAAATTAG
- the LOC102616204 gene encoding protein EMSY-LIKE 3-like isoform X4, with the protein MDYTNRNLTELGGIDEDMKLQIHCLEKEAYSHVLRAFIAQSDLLSWGKEGLITELRKELNVTDTEHGELLVKINSDESIKVIREWRKGAQQPQESLYGEANAPAFGPNSVGNGLQKKAKTSHASISKSERYASHGVPSLGTQSWKYVPHIQPSSGTLPSPPVPVQFNDDQQGNQLGMFSSGNPEQCLRIVGPNYQAPPDGKRKVLVKSQAKKGSNAPDVKKSCDIIKIRATDKLIHYVERTIYGTKNPSAGQVEKAKSILREHERAILAALNKLDDISDGDDSPNEQQQRLSHKERPGNMQGMVAHHNFYRPTGTFHGYQSEGFTQIPPRQNGSPLH; encoded by the exons AACTTGGTGGAATAGATGAAGACATGAAGCTCCAAATTCATTGTTTGGAGAAAGAGGCATACAGTCATGTTTTGAGGGCCTTTATTGCTCAATCGGATCTCCTTTCATGG GGTAAGGAAGGGCTTATTACCGAGCTGAGAAAGGAACTTAATGTCACAGATACTGAACATGGAGAACTTCTTGTAAAGATCAATTCAGACGAGTCGATTAAAGTGATAAG GGAATGGCGGAAAGGTGCACAGCAACCTCAAGAATCACTTTATGGTGAAGCAAATGCTCCTGCATTTGGTCCTAATTCAGTAGGCAATGGTCTTCAGAAAAAAGCAAAGACATCTCATGCTTCTATATCAAAATCTGAGAGATATGCGTCCCATGGTGTACCTTCTTTAGGGACACAATCTTGGAAATATGTGCCTCATATTCAACCTTCTTCTGGAACTCTTCCTTCTCCTCCAGTACCT GTACAATTCAATGATGATCAACAAGGCAATCAATTGGGCATGTTCTCATCTGGGAATCCTGAGCAGTGTTTGAGAATAGTTGGTCCTAATTATCAGGCACCACCTGATGGAAAACGAAAAGTACTAGTGAAATCTCAGGCAAAGAAAGGCTCTAATGCACCTGATGTGAAGAAAAGCTGTGATATAATCAAGATCCGTGCAACAGATAAGCTTATTCACTAT GTTGAGAGGACAATCTATGGCACAAAAAATCCCAGTGCAGGTCAAGTCGAGAAGGCAAAATCAATCTTAAGA GAGCATGAAAGAGCTATCCTTGCAGCACTCAATAAACTTGATGATATTTCAGATGGGG ATGATTCTCCCAATGAACAGCAGCAACGCTTGTCCCACAAAGAGCGTCCTGGAAATATGCAGGGAATGGTGGCACATCATAACTTTTATAGGCCGACTGGTACATTTCATGGCTATCAGAGTGAGGGTTTTACTCAGATACCCCCCCGTCAGAATGGTAGTCCCTTGCATTAA
- the LOC102616204 gene encoding protein EMSY-LIKE 1-like isoform X5, with amino-acid sequence MDYTNRNLTELGGIDEDMKLQIHCLEKEAYSHVLRAFIAQSDLLSWGKEGLITELRKELNVTDTEHGELLVKINSDESIKVIREWRKGAQQPQESLYGEANAPAFGPNSVGNGLQKKAKTSHASISKSERYASHGVPSLGTQSWKYVPHIQPSSGTLPSPPVPVQFNDDQQGNQLGMFSSGNPEQCLRIVGPNYQAPPDGKRKVLVKSQAKKGSNAPDVKKSCDIIKIRATDKLIHYVERTIYGTKNPSAGQVEKAKSILRMILPMNSSNACPTKSVLEICREWWHIITFIGRLVHFMAIRVRVLLRYPPVRMVVPCINAQDSFSSILQQNGLEF; translated from the exons AACTTGGTGGAATAGATGAAGACATGAAGCTCCAAATTCATTGTTTGGAGAAAGAGGCATACAGTCATGTTTTGAGGGCCTTTATTGCTCAATCGGATCTCCTTTCATGG GGTAAGGAAGGGCTTATTACCGAGCTGAGAAAGGAACTTAATGTCACAGATACTGAACATGGAGAACTTCTTGTAAAGATCAATTCAGACGAGTCGATTAAAGTGATAAG GGAATGGCGGAAAGGTGCACAGCAACCTCAAGAATCACTTTATGGTGAAGCAAATGCTCCTGCATTTGGTCCTAATTCAGTAGGCAATGGTCTTCAGAAAAAAGCAAAGACATCTCATGCTTCTATATCAAAATCTGAGAGATATGCGTCCCATGGTGTACCTTCTTTAGGGACACAATCTTGGAAATATGTGCCTCATATTCAACCTTCTTCTGGAACTCTTCCTTCTCCTCCAGTACCT GTACAATTCAATGATGATCAACAAGGCAATCAATTGGGCATGTTCTCATCTGGGAATCCTGAGCAGTGTTTGAGAATAGTTGGTCCTAATTATCAGGCACCACCTGATGGAAAACGAAAAGTACTAGTGAAATCTCAGGCAAAGAAAGGCTCTAATGCACCTGATGTGAAGAAAAGCTGTGATATAATCAAGATCCGTGCAACAGATAAGCTTATTCACTAT GTTGAGAGGACAATCTATGGCACAAAAAATCCCAGTGCAGGTCAAGTCGAGAAGGCAAAATCAATCTTAAGA ATGATTCTCCCAATGAACAGCAGCAACGCTTGTCCCACAAAGAGCGTCCTGGAAATATGCAGGGAATGGTGGCACATCATAACTTTTATAGGCCGACTGGTACATTTCATGGCTATCAGAGTGAGGGTTTTACTCAGATACCCCCCCGTCAGAATGGTAGTCCCTTGCATTAATGCACAAG ATTCATTTAGTTCAATTCTGCAGCAGAACGGTTTAGAATTTTAA
- the LOC102616204 gene encoding protein EMSY-LIKE 3-like isoform X7, which yields MDYTNRNLTELGGIDEDMKLQIHCLEKEAYSHVLRAFIAQSDLLSWGKEGLITELRKELNVTDTEHGELLVKINSDESIKVIREWRKGAQQPQESLYGEANAPAFGPNSVGNGLQKKAKTSHASISKSERYASHGVPSLGTQSWKYVPHIQPSSGTLPSPPVPVERTIYGTKNPSAGQVEKAKSILREHERAILAALNKLDDISDGDDSPNEQQQRLSHKERPGNMQGMVAHHNFYRPTGTFHGYQSEGFTQIPPRQNGSPLH from the exons AACTTGGTGGAATAGATGAAGACATGAAGCTCCAAATTCATTGTTTGGAGAAAGAGGCATACAGTCATGTTTTGAGGGCCTTTATTGCTCAATCGGATCTCCTTTCATGG GGTAAGGAAGGGCTTATTACCGAGCTGAGAAAGGAACTTAATGTCACAGATACTGAACATGGAGAACTTCTTGTAAAGATCAATTCAGACGAGTCGATTAAAGTGATAAG GGAATGGCGGAAAGGTGCACAGCAACCTCAAGAATCACTTTATGGTGAAGCAAATGCTCCTGCATTTGGTCCTAATTCAGTAGGCAATGGTCTTCAGAAAAAAGCAAAGACATCTCATGCTTCTATATCAAAATCTGAGAGATATGCGTCCCATGGTGTACCTTCTTTAGGGACACAATCTTGGAAATATGTGCCTCATATTCAACCTTCTTCTGGAACTCTTCCTTCTCCTCCAGTACCT GTTGAGAGGACAATCTATGGCACAAAAAATCCCAGTGCAGGTCAAGTCGAGAAGGCAAAATCAATCTTAAGA GAGCATGAAAGAGCTATCCTTGCAGCACTCAATAAACTTGATGATATTTCAGATGGGG ATGATTCTCCCAATGAACAGCAGCAACGCTTGTCCCACAAAGAGCGTCCTGGAAATATGCAGGGAATGGTGGCACATCATAACTTTTATAGGCCGACTGGTACATTTCATGGCTATCAGAGTGAGGGTTTTACTCAGATACCCCCCCGTCAGAATGGTAGTCCCTTGCATTAA
- the LOC102616982 gene encoding cation/calcium exchanger 2, with product MGTLVPASQHKKYLIFLNVSFLIVASASLIIYSISSEFLVLGRTYDSFNLRNQHGCKAFQKLDDYRAKCLYLKYNNPCVSQGYINYLYLFYCNLGGFPILGYILLFLWLLVLFYLLGNTASEYFCSSLERLSRLLKLSPTIAGVTLLALGNGAPDVFAIVVSFMGTGTNDIGLNTVLGGASFVSCVVVGIISIFVHSRHVHVEKYAFVRDVGFFLLVLASLILILTRGEINLWEAVGFTSMYVVYVIVVYISTVYYDHAIGEESERDFDSSYGSGLSVPLLSGIDEKLESNCLEEGTSEDETAADIQKCCFCLGSSTSCAKCLCILEMPLYLTRRLTIPVVCEKRWSKPVAVTSVTLAPVLLSLVWNPYDVDDGSLNCLIVCGIGLLFGIVLGVLAYITTEKSSPPRKCLFPWLAGEFLMSVTWSYITAQELVALLVSLGYIFGISPSILGLTILAWGNSIGDLITNLTMALNGGAQGAQIAVSGCYAGPIFNIIFGLGLSLVGSCWHNYPSSVVIPKDPYLLETLGLLVCGLLWAIVVLPGRGMRLDGILGGGLLAVYLISMSLRLIQTLGPLQFRHNHN from the coding sequence ATGGGCACCTTGGTTCCTGCTTCTCAGCATAAGAAGTACTTGATATTCTTGAACGTTTCGTTTCTCATAGTGGCAAGTGCTTCCTTGATTATATATTCCATCTCTTCAGAATTTCTTGTTCTGGGCAGGACTTATGATTCATTTAACCTTAGAAATCAACATGGCTGCAAGGCTTTTCAAAAGTTAGATGATTACAGAGCCAAATGTCTTTACCTAAAATACAATAACCCCTGTGTCTCTCAAGGCtatattaattatctttaCCTATTTTACTGCAATCTTGGAGGATTTCCAATTTTGggttatattttgttatttctgtGGCTTCTCGTTCTGTTCTATCTGTTGGGAAACACAGCCTCTGAATATTTTTGCTCTTCACTTGAACGTTTGTCAAGGCTGTTAAAATTGTCCCCTACAATTGCTGGGGTTACGCTCCTGGCTCTTGGCAACGGCGCTCCTGATGTTTTTGCTATTGTAGTTTCTTTTATGGGCACCGGTACTAATGACATTGGCCTTAATACAGTGCTTGGTGGTGCTTCCTTTGTTAGTTGTGTTGTGGTTGGAATCATTAGTATTTTTGTGCATAGTAGACATGTTCATGTAGAAAAATATGCCTTTGTGAGAGATGTTGGCTTCTTCCTTCTGGTTCTTGCATCCTTGATTCTGATACTGACTCGCGGAGAAATCAACCTGTGGGAAGCAGTTGGGTTTACTTCTATGTATGTTGTTTATGTGATTGTTGTTTACATCTCGACTGTGTATTATGATCATGCTATTGGTGAAGAAAGTGAAAGAGATTTCGATTCAAGTTATGGCAGTGGTCTAAGTGTGCCTCTTTTAAGTGGAATCGATGAGAAATTAGAGTCTAATTGTTTAGAGGAAGGAACTTCAGAAGATGAGACTGCTGCAGATATCCAGAAATGTTGCTTTTGTTTAGGATCATCAACATCTTGTGCTAAGTGTCTTTGTATTCTTGAGATGCCCCTTTACTTGACAAGAAGATTGACAATTCCTGTTGTTTGTGAGAAGAGATGGTCTAAGCCAGTTGCTGTTACTTCTGTAACATTAGCTCCGGTACTCTTATCACTCGTTTGGAATCCTTACGATGTAGATGATGGCAGTCTCAATTGCCTAATTGTCTGTGGAATTGGTTTATTATTTGGGATAGTGCTCGGGGTTCTCGCATACATTACAACAGAGAAATCAAGCCCTCCGAGAAAATGCTTATTCCCCTGGCTTGCAGGTGAGTTCTTAATGAGTGTGACTTGGAGCTATATCACAGCTCAAGAATTAGTAGCCTTGTTGGTCTCACTTGGGTACATATTTGGAATAAGTCCTTCAATTCTGGGGCTGACAATCCTTGCTTGGGGTAACTCCATCGGCGACTTGATCACCAATCTAACAATGGCTTTGAATGGAGGAGCACAAGGAGCACAGATTGCTGTATCGGGATGCTATGCAGGTCCtatttttaacataatatttggATTGGGATTGTCTCTTGTTGGATCATGCTGGCATAATTATCCATCATCTGTTGTGATTCCGAAGGACCCTTATCTCCTGGAAACGCTTGGATTATTAGTTTGCGGGTTGCTTTGGGCAATAGTTGTTTTGCCAGGGAGAGGCATGAGGCTTGATGGGATCCTGGGAGGGGGGCTACTGGCTGTTTACTTGATCTCAATGTCTCTCAGGTTGATTCAAACGCTTGGTCCTCTCCAATTTCGCCATAATCATAACTAG
- the LOC102617578 gene encoding uncharacterized protein LOC102617578 translates to MDSTLRMASSIVLPISPSYSPKLNHGSINSCKVGYGFQFSVCGSSRRICAVSPNGSVSPSGSESSSTGNEQRRRSSLESLFCYDKPIPEERIEKPIGLSLSEKVIGDNPRCTECKAKGAVLCATCSGSGLYVDSILESQGIIVKVRCLGCGGTGNIMCAECGGRGYCGPK, encoded by the exons ATGGATTCTACTTTGAGAATGGCTTCATCTATTGTTCTGCCCATTTCTCCTTCTTATTCACCAAAGCTGAATCATGGTAGTATTAACAGTTGTAAGGTCGGTTATGGGTTTCAATTCAGCGTTTGCGGCTCCAGCAGGAGAATCTGCGCTGTCTCTCCCAACGGCTCTGTTTCGCCCTCTGGA TCTGAGTCAAGTTCAACTGGAAATGAGCAAAGACGCAGAAGCAGTCTTGAATCCCTGTTTTGTTACGATAAGCCTATACCGGAGGAAAGAATAGAAAAGCCAATTGGTCTATCACTGTCTGAGAAGGTAATTGGGGATAATCCCAGGTGTACGGAATGCAAAGCAAAAGGTGCAGTCCTTTGTGCCACCTGCTCTGGTTCAGGCTTATATGTTGACTCTATATTAGAGAGCCAGGGCATCATTGTCAAAGTCCGCTGTCTAG GTTGTGGGGGAACCGGTAATATTATGTGTGCAGAATGTGGTGGCCGTGGTTATTGTGGACCCAAATAA
- the LOC102616204 gene encoding protein EMSY-LIKE 1-like isoform X2: MDYTNRNLTELGGIDEDMKLQIHCLEKEAYSHVLRAFIAQSDLLSWGKEGLITELRKELNVTDTEHGELLVKINSDESIKVIREWRKGAQQPQESLYGEANAPAFGPNSVGNGLQKKAKTSHASISKSERYASHGVPSLGTQSWKYVPHIQPSSGTLPSPPVPVQFNDDQQGNQLGMFSSGNPEQCLRIVGPNYQAPPDGKRKVLVKSQAKKGSNAPDVKKSCDIIKIRATDKLIHYVERTIYGTKNPSAGQVEKAKSILRMILPMNSSNACPTKSVLEICREWWHIITFIGRLVHFMAIRVRVLLRYPPVRMVVPCINAQAERFRILTLLRDISTAFTN; encoded by the exons AACTTGGTGGAATAGATGAAGACATGAAGCTCCAAATTCATTGTTTGGAGAAAGAGGCATACAGTCATGTTTTGAGGGCCTTTATTGCTCAATCGGATCTCCTTTCATGG GGTAAGGAAGGGCTTATTACCGAGCTGAGAAAGGAACTTAATGTCACAGATACTGAACATGGAGAACTTCTTGTAAAGATCAATTCAGACGAGTCGATTAAAGTGATAAG GGAATGGCGGAAAGGTGCACAGCAACCTCAAGAATCACTTTATGGTGAAGCAAATGCTCCTGCATTTGGTCCTAATTCAGTAGGCAATGGTCTTCAGAAAAAAGCAAAGACATCTCATGCTTCTATATCAAAATCTGAGAGATATGCGTCCCATGGTGTACCTTCTTTAGGGACACAATCTTGGAAATATGTGCCTCATATTCAACCTTCTTCTGGAACTCTTCCTTCTCCTCCAGTACCT GTACAATTCAATGATGATCAACAAGGCAATCAATTGGGCATGTTCTCATCTGGGAATCCTGAGCAGTGTTTGAGAATAGTTGGTCCTAATTATCAGGCACCACCTGATGGAAAACGAAAAGTACTAGTGAAATCTCAGGCAAAGAAAGGCTCTAATGCACCTGATGTGAAGAAAAGCTGTGATATAATCAAGATCCGTGCAACAGATAAGCTTATTCACTAT GTTGAGAGGACAATCTATGGCACAAAAAATCCCAGTGCAGGTCAAGTCGAGAAGGCAAAATCAATCTTAAGA ATGATTCTCCCAATGAACAGCAGCAACGCTTGTCCCACAAAGAGCGTCCTGGAAATATGCAGGGAATGGTGGCACATCATAACTTTTATAGGCCGACTGGTACATTTCATGGCTATCAGAGTGAGGGTTTTACTCAGATACCCCCCCGTCAGAATGGTAGTCCCTTGCATTAATGCACAAG CAGAACGGTTTAGAATTTTAACTTTGTTGAGGGATATATCTACTGCATTCACAAATTAG
- the LOC102616204 gene encoding protein EMSY-LIKE 3-like isoform X6 has translation MDYTNRNLTELGGIDEDMKLQIHCLEKEAYSHVLRAFIAQSDLLSWGKEGLITELRKELNVTDTEHGELLVKINSDESIKVIREWRKGAQQPQESLYGEANAPAFGPNSVGNGLQKKAKTSHASISKSERYASHGVPSLGTQSWKYVPHIQPSSGTLPSPPVPVERTIYGTKNPSAGQVEKAKSILRMILPMNSSNACPTKSVLEICREWWHIITFIGRLVHFMAIRVRVLLRYPPVRMVVPCINAQGDEVTPCSLSTLYLNDVDNKADVII, from the exons AACTTGGTGGAATAGATGAAGACATGAAGCTCCAAATTCATTGTTTGGAGAAAGAGGCATACAGTCATGTTTTGAGGGCCTTTATTGCTCAATCGGATCTCCTTTCATGG GGTAAGGAAGGGCTTATTACCGAGCTGAGAAAGGAACTTAATGTCACAGATACTGAACATGGAGAACTTCTTGTAAAGATCAATTCAGACGAGTCGATTAAAGTGATAAG GGAATGGCGGAAAGGTGCACAGCAACCTCAAGAATCACTTTATGGTGAAGCAAATGCTCCTGCATTTGGTCCTAATTCAGTAGGCAATGGTCTTCAGAAAAAAGCAAAGACATCTCATGCTTCTATATCAAAATCTGAGAGATATGCGTCCCATGGTGTACCTTCTTTAGGGACACAATCTTGGAAATATGTGCCTCATATTCAACCTTCTTCTGGAACTCTTCCTTCTCCTCCAGTACCT GTTGAGAGGACAATCTATGGCACAAAAAATCCCAGTGCAGGTCAAGTCGAGAAGGCAAAATCAATCTTAAGA ATGATTCTCCCAATGAACAGCAGCAACGCTTGTCCCACAAAGAGCGTCCTGGAAATATGCAGGGAATGGTGGCACATCATAACTTTTATAGGCCGACTGGTACATTTCATGGCTATCAGAGTGAGGGTTTTACTCAGATACCCCCCCGTCAGAATGGTAGTCCCTTGCATTAATGCACAAGGTGATGAAGTGACCCCTTGTTCCTTGAGCACCCTGTACTTGAATGATGTAGATAACAAAGCAGATGTCATCATATAG
- the LOC102616204 gene encoding protein EMSY-LIKE 1-like isoform X1 translates to MDYTNRNLTELGGIDEDMKLQIHCLEKEAYSHVLRAFIAQSDLLSWGKEGLITELRKELNVTDTEHGELLVKINSDESIKVIREWRKGAQQPQESLYGEANAPAFGPNSVGNGLQKKAKTSHASISKSERYASHGVPSLGTQSWKYVPHIQPSSGTLPSPPVPVQFNDDQQGNQLGMFSSGNPEQCLRIVGPNYQAPPDGKRKVLVKSQAKKGSNAPDVKKSCDIIKIRATDKLIHYVERTIYGTKNPSAGQVEKAKSILRMILPMNSSNACPTKSVLEICREWWHIITFIGRLVHFMAIRVRVLLRYPPVRMVVPCINAQGDEVTPCSLSTLYLNDVDNKADVII, encoded by the exons AACTTGGTGGAATAGATGAAGACATGAAGCTCCAAATTCATTGTTTGGAGAAAGAGGCATACAGTCATGTTTTGAGGGCCTTTATTGCTCAATCGGATCTCCTTTCATGG GGTAAGGAAGGGCTTATTACCGAGCTGAGAAAGGAACTTAATGTCACAGATACTGAACATGGAGAACTTCTTGTAAAGATCAATTCAGACGAGTCGATTAAAGTGATAAG GGAATGGCGGAAAGGTGCACAGCAACCTCAAGAATCACTTTATGGTGAAGCAAATGCTCCTGCATTTGGTCCTAATTCAGTAGGCAATGGTCTTCAGAAAAAAGCAAAGACATCTCATGCTTCTATATCAAAATCTGAGAGATATGCGTCCCATGGTGTACCTTCTTTAGGGACACAATCTTGGAAATATGTGCCTCATATTCAACCTTCTTCTGGAACTCTTCCTTCTCCTCCAGTACCT GTACAATTCAATGATGATCAACAAGGCAATCAATTGGGCATGTTCTCATCTGGGAATCCTGAGCAGTGTTTGAGAATAGTTGGTCCTAATTATCAGGCACCACCTGATGGAAAACGAAAAGTACTAGTGAAATCTCAGGCAAAGAAAGGCTCTAATGCACCTGATGTGAAGAAAAGCTGTGATATAATCAAGATCCGTGCAACAGATAAGCTTATTCACTAT GTTGAGAGGACAATCTATGGCACAAAAAATCCCAGTGCAGGTCAAGTCGAGAAGGCAAAATCAATCTTAAGA ATGATTCTCCCAATGAACAGCAGCAACGCTTGTCCCACAAAGAGCGTCCTGGAAATATGCAGGGAATGGTGGCACATCATAACTTTTATAGGCCGACTGGTACATTTCATGGCTATCAGAGTGAGGGTTTTACTCAGATACCCCCCCGTCAGAATGGTAGTCCCTTGCATTAATGCACAAGGTGATGAAGTGACCCCTTGTTCCTTGAGCACCCTGTACTTGAATGATGTAGATAACAAAGCAGATGTCATCATATAG